The window GGTGACCAAGGCCACGGAGGAGGACAAGGCCAAGAACTACGAGGAGGCGCTGCGGCTGTACCAGCACGCCGTGGAATACTTCCTGCACGCCATCAAATGTGAGCCCCGCCGCCACacggcccccccccggcaccccacGGCCCCGGCTCGGCCCCGGCGGGGCGGAGGGTGACGGCTCGGGGTCCCCGCAGATGAGGCGCAGAGCGACAAGGCCAAGGAGAGCATCCGCGCCAAGTGCGTGCAGTACCTGGACCGCGCCGAGAAGCTGAAGGACTACCTGCGCAGcaaggacaggcagggcaggaagcCCGTCAAGGAGGCCCAGAACGACAACAAGGGGTGCGTGGGGGCACCTGGAGCCCTGCCCGGCCTCAGCAGCTGCCCTCCTCGCAGCACGGCctcccctcacctcctcctctcttccccaggaGCGACAGCGACAGCGAGGGCGAGAACCCGGAGAagaagaagctgcaggagcagctgatgGGTAGGGGGCCGGCTGGCCGCTGCGGGCGCCAGCATGTGCAGCGCCCGAAGCTGTTGCAGGGGGTGGCTGTGTGGGACGGGGCCCTgggccgggggggggtggggggggccgGGCTGCGTGGGGTTGTGGGGAGGCtgtggggggccgggggggctctcACCGCCGCCTCGCAGGTGCCATCATGATGGAGAAGCCCAACGTGCGGTGGAGTGACGTGGCTGGCCTGGAGGGAGCCAAGGAGGCCCTGAAGGAAGCCGTGATCCTGCCCATCAAGTTCCCACACCTGTTTACCGGTGAGAGTCACCGGCAGCGCCGTGGCTGCCACTCGCCCGTGGAGAAGGGCCTCGGGCCCCACGGcaaggggcagcagctggggaatgTGCATGCAGGGAGGTGACCCAGTGCAGCGGGGACGTATGTCCCTGCGGGCCCCGGGGTCCCTGCGCAGAAGCTTTGACGCTGGGCTCTGTCACAGGGAAGCGCACACCCTGGCGAGGGATTCTGCTCTTTGGGCCCCCTGGCACTGGCAAGTCCTACCTGGCCAAGGCCGTGGCCACCGAAGCCAACAACTCCACCTTCTTCTCCGTGTCATCCTCAGACCTGATGTCGAAGTGGCTGGGAGAGAGCGAGAAGTAAGCTGTCATGGGGCTGTGGGCTACCAGCCAGGGTGGGCAGGGGCGCGAGGAAGCGGCGGTGCGTGGGGCTCACAGCCCTGGGCAGCGGGTGGGCAGCGCGGGGCCGCGGTCCCTGGCCCAGCACTCGGGGCGTGGGGACCCATCCCCTGCCTCTGTGCCCAGGCTGGTGAAAAACCTCTTTGAGCTGGCGAGGCAGCACAAGCCCTCCATCATCTTCATCGACGAGGTGGACTCGCTGTGCGGCTCCCGCAACGAGAACGAGAGCGAGGCGGCCCGGCGCATCAAGACGGAGTTCCTGGTGCAGATGCAGGGTGCGTGGGGCTCCCCCGGCGGGCGCACTGAGGGGtgtggggacacggggcagggTGGGTTTGGTGGAGCCAACCCTTCAGGGATCCCTCTCAAGTGTCCGCCTGCTGTTTCCTGGGGCAGGTGTGGGCAACAGCAGCGATGGGATCCTGGTGCTCGGCGCCACCAACATCCCCTGGGTGCTGGACTCGGCCATCAGGAGGAGGTGAGCGGCACCCAGTTCCTCCGCAGTGCCCCACAACACAGCACCGTGCTGTGCCCCGCGGGGCTGCAACGTCTGGCAGCAGGGGGGACGCATCCCCTGACCCCCCTGTGCCGCGCTCAGGTTCGAGAAGCGCATTTACATCCCGCTGCCCGAGGAGGCGGCGCGCGCCCAGATGTTCAAGCTGCACCTGGGCAACACGCCGCACTCGCTGACGGACGCCAACATTCACGAGCTGGCCCGCAAGACCGAGGGCTACTCGGGGGCCGACATCAGCATCATCGTGCGGGACGCCCTGATGCAGCCCGTCCGCAAGGTGCAGTCGGCCATGCACTTCAagaaggtgggggggggggcggggggggggcggccccctGCGGGGGGTGGGCACCGAGCCCCCTCCCAACACCgcctgcctctgccccaggTCCGCGGTCCCTCCCGCACCAACCCCAACCTCATCGTGGACGATCTCCTGACGCCGTGCTCGCCCGGGGACCCGGGGGCCTTCGAGATGACCTGGATGGAGGTGCCCAGCGACAAGCTGATGGAGCCCATCGTCTGCATGGTGAGTGGGGctccagcccggccccggcgctcGGCCGCGGGGAGGCCCGGCCTTGGCACAGCAATGCTGCAGCCCCGGCCCTACCggttcctcctccctcctcctcggGGCCTGGCGGAGGTGCACGGAGGCCAcagggggctcagcacctcACACGCTAAAGCAGGCAGCCGCGGGTCCCCCCTGCCTGCCCTAtggcagcaccctgctgcccgGTGGGGATGGGGGCACAGCCTCAGCACGCCGCCACCCCCTCTGAGCGGCCGCCCGCCTCCCTGTGTTGCAGTCGGACATGCTGCGCTCCCTGGCCACCACCCGCCCCACGGTGAACGCCGAGGACCTCCTGAAGGTGAAGAAATTCACAGAGGACTTTGGGCAGGAGGGATAAGGGCCACGGCAGCGGGCGGTGGGGCTAGGGCACCCGcgcccccttccctccccgcgTCCTCCCGGCAGGCGGCCGTGCCAAACAGGCTCACCCGCAGCTCACAGCTCAACCCCGCTCACTTCAGCAcccggcggggcgggggagtgctgccctgggggggggggggggggctgacaCTACTGGGGGGGGTGCCCAGTGCAGCCGGGCGCCCCTCCTACAGCTcccctctcttcttcctgctctttttttattttttaaattaatgctgCTTCGGGTTCTGTCttgtttatatgaaaataaaaacaatccaAAAGCTTCAGCCGGTGCCCAGTCGCAGAACCCCCCCGttttcccctgcctcccccccagccagcagcccgcaccccagccccttccctcccccggCCTGGGTGCTGCCGGGGGGGACGCGGCCCGGCACAGCCCGGGTTGCAGACAGGACCCGAGGCAGGGGCCGCACCGCCGCGATGAAGCCGTACTGGAGGTGCCCGGTGCCGGCGTGGCCCCGCGGCCGCGCGGGGTCAGTCGAGGAGCTGGCTCCAGGCGGTGTTGGCGAAGGTTTTGCTGTCCATGCGGTCGATGAAGAGCACGCCGTCCAGGTGGTCCAGCTCGTGCTGGATGACGCGGGCGGCCCAGCCCCACGCCTCCCAGCTCACCGGCTGCCCGCTCTCATCCACGCCTGCGGCAGGACAACGGGGTCGGACAACGGGGTTGGACCGGGGGGTTCAGGGAGCGGGTACCGGGGGAGCCGTACCGGAGACGTGCACGGCCCAGTGCCGCGGCA is drawn from Oxyura jamaicensis isolate SHBP4307 breed ruddy duck chromosome 11, BPBGC_Ojam_1.0, whole genome shotgun sequence and contains these coding sequences:
- the VPS4A gene encoding vacuolar protein sorting-associated protein 4A, giving the protein MGVCTGVCTGCVRVCARRWGRARRGPYAACTRPVPVHALCTRCARGAEHEWAWLTGAWLKERRGQRGACPSRPRPAVPAGASRGRCRRRRLPEPQSRAVPAGPRRPEPRRAGPYRAVRGRTGPGRAAPGRAAPFRAGQGRAAPAAAATVRCDDHDHPAGTSRPDTDLVTKATEEDKAKNYEEALRLYQHAVEYFLHAIKYEAQSDKAKESIRAKCVQYLDRAEKLKDYLRSKDRQGRKPVKEAQNDNKGSDSDSEGENPEKKKLQEQLMGAIMMEKPNVRWSDVAGLEGAKEALKEAVILPIKFPHLFTGKRTPWRGILLFGPPGTGKSYLAKAVATEANNSTFFSVSSSDLMSKWLGESEKLVKNLFELARQHKPSIIFIDEVDSLCGSRNENESEAARRIKTEFLVQMQGVGNSSDGILVLGATNIPWVLDSAIRRRFEKRIYIPLPEEAARAQMFKLHLGNTPHSLTDANIHELARKTEGYSGADISIIVRDALMQPVRKVQSAMHFKKVRGPSRTNPNLIVDDLLTPCSPGDPGAFEMTWMEVPSDKLMEPIVCMSDMLRSLATTRPTVNAEDLLKVKKFTEDFGQEG